From the Myxococcales bacterium genome, one window contains:
- a CDS encoding sulfatase, with protein sequence MDRKANRFRPTELEWQAALLALGLAVALGLIDGLRQAAAQGYAGHLYWRALAAAMHRAAPWAMAGLMLAAAQVWLLRVLLVHPRRIGLVLVTGWVAGALLLSGLPPALQTLTARLPREKLPVFAADPASMAAFLQKIVGALLMPDRLWIAFADQPALWLLPLGLPLVLGLLAGIAPLLVLRRWSAVETAAKPRWWFWGLWVAAVLALLNAPRWLTETTRPGGDNRPDVIFISIDTLRRDAVGAYGNPAGFTPNLDRLAARGVRLVDLRAPSSWTLTSHGAMLTGRYPWSLGLRTVADALPPSARTLAEELAARGYDTYGVVTHLFVDAPYGFGQGFDRIDHPSSERAGDTVALAERWLAKRRANVPAFLFLHFYDPHWPYRPPADVPDRLLAGTTEADRREVDRHHDAFELIDALRGGPPSLTATAQALYHAEIWAVDRELGRLFDRLDRAGRPAIVVVTADHGEMFGEHDMYGHGMTLFEDEIRVPGLLAGPGIPAGRAIEGPCNTVDLFPTLLGWLDLPMPPGLDGRNLAAEMRLDQPLPWRWVGGENASLTKVPVRYATDNRWKWFSGMSQEIKKKPVEYPAAWYRLADEPGETINHFGEPDVPRLDELLPRLFAAQGRGDAVTISPEQRDKLRQLGYLP encoded by the coding sequence ATGGATCGTAAGGCGAATCGGTTTCGGCCGACCGAACTGGAATGGCAAGCGGCGCTGCTGGCGCTCGGCCTGGCGGTGGCGCTCGGGCTGATCGACGGCCTGCGCCAGGCGGCCGCGCAAGGCTACGCCGGGCACCTGTATTGGCGGGCCCTGGCCGCCGCCATGCACCGCGCCGCCCCCTGGGCCATGGCCGGCCTGATGCTCGCGGCCGCGCAGGTCTGGCTGTTGCGCGTTCTGCTCGTGCACCCCAGACGGATCGGGCTCGTGCTGGTGACGGGTTGGGTCGCCGGGGCGCTCTTGCTGTCGGGATTGCCGCCCGCCCTGCAAACGCTGACGGCGCGGCTACCCCGGGAAAAACTACCCGTGTTCGCCGCTGACCCGGCCTCGATGGCGGCGTTTCTGCAAAAAATCGTCGGCGCGCTGCTGATGCCCGACCGGCTCTGGATCGCTTTCGCCGACCAGCCCGCGCTCTGGTTGCTGCCACTCGGCCTGCCGCTCGTTCTGGGACTGCTGGCGGGCATCGCGCCACTGCTCGTGCTGCGCCGTTGGTCGGCGGTCGAAACGGCGGCGAAACCGCGCTGGTGGTTCTGGGGTTTGTGGGTCGCGGCGGTGCTGGCGCTGCTCAACGCGCCGCGTTGGCTGACCGAGACCACGCGTCCCGGCGGCGACAACCGGCCGGACGTGATTTTCATCAGCATCGACACGCTGCGCCGCGACGCGGTGGGCGCCTACGGCAATCCGGCGGGGTTCACGCCGAACCTCGACCGGCTGGCCGCGCGCGGCGTGCGCCTGGTTGATCTGCGCGCGCCGTCGAGTTGGACGCTGACCTCGCACGGCGCGATGCTGACCGGCCGCTATCCGTGGTCGCTGGGCCTGCGCACCGTGGCCGACGCGCTGCCGCCGAGCGCGCGGACGCTGGCCGAGGAACTGGCGGCGCGAGGCTACGACACTTACGGGGTGGTCACGCACCTGTTCGTCGACGCGCCGTACGGCTTCGGCCAGGGCTTCGACCGAATCGACCACCCGAGCAGCGAACGCGCCGGCGACACCGTGGCGCTGGCCGAACGTTGGCTGGCGAAGCGGCGCGCGAACGTGCCGGCGTTTCTCTTTCTGCATTTTTACGATCCGCATTGGCCCTATCGCCCGCCGGCCGACGTGCCCGACCGATTGCTGGCCGGCACGACCGAGGCCGACCGGCGCGAGGTCGACCGCCACCACGACGCGTTCGAGCTGATCGACGCCCTGCGCGGCGGTCCGCCGTCGCTCACCGCGACGGCCCAGGCGCTCTACCACGCCGAAATCTGGGCGGTGGACCGGGAACTGGGCCGGTTGTTCGACCGGCTCGACCGCGCCGGCCGCCCGGCGATCGTCGTGGTCACCGCCGATCACGGTGAGATGTTCGGCGAGCACGACATGTACGGTCACGGCATGACGCTGTTCGAGGACGAAATCCGCGTGCCGGGCCTGCTGGCGGGCCCCGGCATCCCCGCCGGCCGCGCGATCGAGGGCCCGTGCAACACGGTCGATCTGTTTCCGACCCTGCTGGGATGGCTCGATCTGCCCATGCCGCCGGGGCTCGACGGCCGGAACCTGGCCGCGGAAATGCGGCTCGATCAACCGTTGCCGTGGCGCTGGGTGGGTGGCGAAAACGCCTCGCTGACCAAGGTGCCGGTGCGCTACGCCACCGACAACCGCTGGAAGTGGTTCAGCGGGATGTCGCAGGAAATCAAGAAAAAGCCGGTCGAATATCCGGCGGCCTGGTATCGCCTGGCGGACGAGCCCGGCGAGACGATCAACCATTTCGGCGAGCCGGATGTGCCGCGCCTCGACGAACTGCTGCCGCGGCTCTTCGCCGCGCAGGGCCGCGGCGACGCCGTCACCATCAGCCCCGAACAGCGCGACAAACTCCGCCAATTGGGATATTTGCCGTAG